In Vagococcus luciliae, one genomic interval encodes:
- a CDS encoding L-lactate permease, with translation MDLLKTFVAIIPIVWLILSLGVFHIRGDLACMIGFVGTIILSIVGFGFSFVHSITAGLEGVMMAFWPIIYVIVSAVFIYNISKESGGMDTIMSMLTSLTKDMRILVLLLAWGLGGFLEAVAGFGTAVAIPASILVMLGMEPIKAAVVCLIANTSPTAFGAVGLPVTTLAKVTGLDVVQVSYFVAVQLFVLIMLIPFVLVYITDGRGMKAFKGGGVLPATLLAGLTFAVPQIFITKYMGPELPSIVGSLVCLLTLVIITKIQKNGAENEVESSTSTKVKAWLPFIFVFFLIIFSSSLFPSINSALASVKTSLHIYNGPNAKPLDIDWLSSPGTLIFLASFLGGAIQGLSFGKMVAILWDTIKQLGKTIITVCSIVGLSKVMGYSGMIDTIAVTLVALTGPFYPVISPIIGVLGTFITGSDTSSNVLFGDLQVQAANTLKINPYWLAAANMAGATAGKMISPQSIAIATGATGLDGEEGIILKKAMFYCLLYTIVLCLVVVGVGKMMNYL, from the coding sequence ATGGATTTATTGAAAACTTTTGTCGCAATTATTCCGATAGTATGGCTAATTTTATCATTGGGTGTTTTTCATATACGAGGAGATTTAGCTTGTATGATTGGATTTGTCGGCACGATTATTTTGAGTATAGTTGGTTTTGGATTCTCTTTTGTGCATAGTATCACAGCTGGTCTGGAAGGCGTTATGATGGCTTTTTGGCCAATTATTTATGTTATTGTATCTGCAGTCTTTATTTATAATATTAGTAAAGAATCTGGTGGTATGGATACCATCATGTCTATGTTGACATCTTTAACAAAAGACATGAGAATCTTGGTTTTATTATTAGCATGGGGGTTAGGTGGCTTTTTAGAAGCTGTTGCAGGATTTGGTACAGCAGTAGCGATTCCAGCAAGTATTTTAGTAATGCTAGGTATGGAACCGATAAAAGCTGCGGTAGTTTGTTTAATTGCCAATACTTCTCCAACAGCCTTTGGAGCAGTAGGGTTACCAGTGACTACATTAGCAAAAGTAACAGGACTTGATGTGGTGCAGGTATCTTATTTTGTTGCTGTTCAATTATTTGTTTTGATTATGTTGATTCCGTTTGTTCTAGTGTACATTACTGATGGCCGTGGGATGAAAGCTTTTAAAGGAGGCGGTGTATTACCTGCAACTCTTCTAGCTGGGTTAACATTTGCTGTACCTCAAATTTTTATTACTAAATATATGGGACCAGAATTGCCATCAATTGTTGGCTCATTAGTATGTCTTTTAACGTTAGTAATTATCACAAAAATTCAAAAAAATGGTGCTGAAAATGAAGTGGAATCATCAACTAGCACAAAGGTTAAAGCATGGTTACCATTTATTTTTGTATTCTTTTTAATTATTTTTAGCTCATCATTATTCCCATCAATTAATAGTGCATTGGCAAGTGTAAAAACAAGTTTACATATTTATAATGGTCCAAATGCTAAACCACTTGATATTGACTGGTTATCTTCCCCTGGTACGCTCATCTTTTTAGCAAGCTTTTTAGGTGGAGCTATCCAAGGACTATCATTTGGGAAAATGGTTGCTATTTTATGGGATACTATCAAGCAATTAGGAAAAACAATTATTACAGTTTGCTCAATCGTTGGGTTATCTAAAGTCATGGGATACAGTGGCATGATTGATACCATTGCTGTAACGTTAGTTGCTTTAACTGGTCCATTTTATCCAGTTATTTCACCAATTATCGGGGTGTTAGGAACGTTTATCACTGGTAGTGATACGTCATCAAATGTGTTGTTTGGTGACTTACAAGTACAAGCAGCTAATACGTTGAAAATTAATCCATACTGGTTAGCAGCTGCAAACATGGCTGGTGCAACTGCTGGTAAAATGATTTCGCCACAAAGTATTGCTATCGCGACCGGGGCAACAGGTTTAGATGGTGAAGAAGGAATTATTCTTAAAAAAGCGATGTTTTATTGTCTTTTATATACAATCGTTTTATGCCTCGTTGTTGTTGGTGTAGGGAAAATGATGAATTACTTATAA
- a CDS encoding iron-containing alcohol dehydrogenase has translation MNNFDFHAPTNILFGKNQINQLPNVLKQYGKTVLLTYGGGSIKRSGLYDDIYRLIGTDTKIIELGGIEPNPRLSTVIKGVDLCKENNVDVILSVGGGSTIDCSKAIAAGVFYDGNPWDFVVNDGIKLTKALPIVTILTIAATGSEMNWGSVITNEETKEKLSFHTRLVTPKVSILDPTYTFSVPTYQTMAGSADIFSHLIENYFNQTPDTMVQDGIAEGLMRTVLHYTPTALTEPTNYEARANLMWASSLALNGLTGNGKNGVWSCHPMEHELSAYYDITHGIGLAILTPRWMEHVLNDDTVERFALYGHRVFDLELNEDLYITAKEAIKQTYDTFVKWGVPMTLPEVGIDDSLLNEMAEQSVKHSNISTKAYVPLSADDVLTIYTNSLVPMTF, from the coding sequence ATGAATAATTTTGATTTTCACGCACCAACCAACATTTTATTTGGAAAAAATCAAATTAACCAATTACCAAATGTATTAAAGCAATATGGAAAAACTGTATTATTGACTTACGGTGGTGGTAGTATTAAGCGAAGTGGATTATACGATGATATTTATCGCTTAATTGGAACAGACACTAAAATCATTGAATTAGGTGGCATCGAGCCAAATCCTAGACTTAGTACTGTTATAAAAGGTGTTGACCTTTGTAAAGAAAATAATGTTGATGTCATTTTATCTGTTGGAGGAGGTTCGACAATTGATTGCTCCAAAGCAATTGCTGCAGGTGTATTCTACGACGGAAACCCTTGGGACTTCGTTGTTAACGACGGGATTAAGTTAACAAAAGCTTTACCTATTGTGACAATATTAACGATTGCCGCAACAGGTTCAGAAATGAACTGGGGATCAGTTATTACAAATGAAGAAACAAAAGAAAAACTAAGTTTCCATACACGTCTGGTCACACCCAAAGTATCAATTTTAGATCCAACTTACACATTCTCTGTTCCAACCTATCAAACAATGGCTGGTTCAGCAGATATTTTTAGTCATTTAATTGAAAATTATTTTAATCAAACACCAGATACCATGGTTCAAGACGGTATTGCTGAAGGTTTAATGAGAACAGTGTTACATTACACGCCAACAGCTTTAACAGAGCCAACAAACTATGAAGCTCGCGCTAATTTAATGTGGGCAAGCTCTTTAGCACTTAATGGATTGACTGGAAATGGAAAAAATGGCGTTTGGTCATGTCACCCAATGGAACATGAGTTAAGTGCTTACTATGATATCACTCATGGTATTGGTTTAGCTATCTTAACACCAAGATGGATGGAACACGTCTTAAACGATGACACAGTCGAACGTTTCGCTTTATATGGACACCGTGTGTTTGATCTAGAGCTAAATGAAGACCTATACATCACAGCAAAAGAAGCCATTAAACAAACTTATGATACTTTTGTTAAATGGGGCGTTCCAATGACTCTACCAGAAGTCGGTATAGATGACTCACTCTTAAATGAAATGGCTGAACAATCAGTGAAGCATTCAAATATCAGCACAAAAGCCTATGTGCCACTTAGTGCTGATGATGTATTAACTATTTACACAAACTCGTTAGTACCTATGACATTTTAA
- a CDS encoding LysM peptidoglycan-binding domain-containing protein codes for MNKTLKKILFSSTVLTSVLIAGNAKTVNASTNEEWRARSVEEIKESIKQNIDVYTIIKGDTLSAISEASGITIDDLVAWNNIANRDLIYAGNTLIFHANGTVTDTNGNSFTLSEESKAGRAEVKAQTQASNVQTQEKETVNQAVNQQATQGNTNQTTDQKPAQDTGVEQSVTPSKPGNSGVGNDTEKPVVPVLPVNPVVPETPEQPEKPELPVTPELPEVPGAGGETGGETEKPEQPGTGGETGGEIEKPEQPGTGGETGGETEKPEQPGTGGETGGETEKPEQPGTGGETSGETEKPEQPGTGGETGGNTENPVWVPEQVIPEEGHWEDGVKEVWVPNIVTIVDKPAYTETMTYTLIRFNDDGAEFKITAHISTPEGQAQADLVDAHQEMLMDQGFFGSYTTRDVTEEVTHPAVTHTEDHGHYENVPDPDNPVWVVDKPEQVIPGHWSDQPGDGSETEKPENPEQPGTGGETGGETENPEQPGTGGETGGETENPEQPGTGGETGGNTENPVWVPEQVIPEEGHWEDGVKEVWVPNIVTIVDKPAYTETMTYTLITFAADGKQFKLTAHIDTPEGQAQYEEVLDHSDWLDEQGLPNNYSTQDITDTITHPAVTHTEDHGHYENVPDPDNPVWVVDVPEQVIPGHWA; via the coding sequence CAAAATATCGATGTTTATACAATAATTAAGGGAGATACTTTGTCTGCTATTTCAGAAGCTTCAGGTATAACAATAGACGACTTAGTAGCATGGAACAACATTGCAAATCGTGATTTAATTTATGCTGGAAATACATTGATATTCCATGCGAATGGTACAGTAACAGATACAAACGGTAATAGCTTTACATTATCAGAAGAATCAAAAGCTGGTCGTGCCGAAGTAAAAGCACAAACTCAAGCATCAAATGTTCAAACTCAAGAAAAAGAAACAGTAAATCAAGCTGTTAACCAACAAGCAACACAAGGTAACACAAATCAAACAACAGACCAAAAACCAGCACAAGATACTGGTGTAGAACAAAGTGTAACACCATCTAAACCAGGAAATTCTGGAGTTGGTAACGACACTGAAAAACCTGTTGTTCCAGTATTACCTGTAAATCCAGTTGTACCTGAAACACCTGAACAACCAGAAAAACCTGAATTACCAGTAACACCAGAATTACCAGAAGTACCTGGTGCAGGTGGTGAAACTGGTGGAGAAACTGAGAAACCAGAACAACCTGGTACAGGTGGCGAAACTGGTGGAGAAATTGAAAAACCAGAACAACCTGGTACAGGTGGAGAAACTGGTGGAGAAACTGAGAAACCAGAACAACCTGGTACAGGTGGTGAAACTGGTGGAGAAACTGAGAAACCAGAACAACCTGGTACAGGTGGCGAAACTAGTGGAGAAACTGAAAAACCAGAACAACCTGGTACAGGTGGTGAAACTGGTGGAAACACAGAAAATCCAGTTTGGGTTCCAGAACAAGTCATTCCAGAAGAAGGTCACTGGGAAGATGGTGTGAAAGAAGTTTGGGTTCCAAACATTGTAACCATTGTTGACAAACCAGCTTACACTGAAACAATGACTTACACTTTAATCAGATTTAATGATGATGGTGCTGAATTCAAAATCACAGCTCATATTAGCACACCAGAAGGGCAAGCTCAAGCGGACTTAGTTGATGCACATCAAGAAATGTTAATGGACCAAGGGTTCTTTGGAAGTTACACAACTAGAGATGTAACAGAAGAAGTAACACATCCAGCAGTAACTCACACTGAGGACCATGGACATTATGAAAATGTTCCAGACCCAGACAATCCAGTTTGGGTAGTAGACAAACCAGAACAAGTTATTCCTGGACATTGGTCAGACCAACCTGGTGACGGTAGCGAGACTGAAAAACCAGAAAACCCAGAACAACCTGGTACAGGTGGCGAAACTGGTGGAGAAACTGAAAACCCAGAACAACCTGGTACAGGTGGAGAAACTGGTGGAGAAACTGAAAATCCAGAACAACCTGGTACAGGTGGCGAAACTGGTGGAAACACAGAAAATCCAGTTTGGGTTCCAGAACAAGTCATTCCAGAAGAAGGTCACTGGGAAGATGGTGTGAAAGAAGTTTGGGTTCCAAACATTGTCACAATTGTTGACAAACCAGCTTACACTGAAACAATGACTTACACTTTAATCACATTCGCTGCTGACGGTAAACAATTCAAACTTACAGCTCATATTGATACGCCAGAAGGTCAAGCTCAATATGAAGAAGTATTAGACCATTCAGACTGGTTAGATGAACAAGGTTTACCAAATAACTATTCAACACAAGACATTACTGATACAATCACACATCCAGCAGTAACTCACACTGAGGACCATGGACATTATGAAAATGTTCCAGACCCAGACAATCCAGTTTGGGTTGTTGACGTTCCAGAACAAGTCATCCCAGGACATTGGGCATAA
- a CDS encoding LutB/LldF family L-lactate oxidation iron-sulfur protein, producing MGLTTSTKPFKERLEDSKKDVFMQQAVAKAQDTQWVKREGARDKLGNWQEWRELGESIRQHTIAYLPDYLEQFSDNVAKQGGHVYFAQTAEEANEYVKQIVLDKKAKKIVKSKSMVTTEVDVDPMLLTLDGVSVMETDLAEFILQMDDWDEPSHIVFPSIHKNREQIRAVFEKKLGYKGDNDPVNLARCAREVMRKFFLEAEVGITGCNFAIADSGMINLDTNEGNADLTISIPKTQIVLMGMERIVPTMKEAEVLDNLLARSAVGQSLTTYVTFAGQKRADESDGPEDFHVIIVDNGRSNALGTAFQPVLQCIRCGSCLNVCPVYRHIGGHGYGSIYPGPIGAVLSPVLGGYKQFGELPYASSLCGACTETCPVKIPLHELLIEHRKVMTDDLKMKHGFEDFQMKVIGSGTASPFLFNSAIHMAHGGMGVLSKKSPTSVTNMYQFGGFINKGPGLVKGWTDVRDLPRPPKYKDSFRKWFKDHKAGADND from the coding sequence ATGGGATTAACAACAAGTACAAAACCATTTAAAGAGCGATTAGAAGATAGTAAAAAAGATGTGTTTATGCAACAAGCTGTCGCTAAAGCACAAGATACTCAATGGGTAAAACGTGAAGGTGCTCGTGACAAATTAGGTAATTGGCAAGAGTGGCGTGAGTTAGGTGAGAGCATCAGACAACACACAATCGCTTATTTGCCAGATTATTTGGAGCAATTTAGTGACAATGTTGCCAAACAAGGTGGGCACGTTTATTTTGCTCAAACAGCAGAAGAAGCTAATGAGTACGTTAAACAAATCGTCTTAGATAAAAAAGCAAAAAAAATTGTTAAATCAAAATCAATGGTCACAACAGAAGTCGATGTTGATCCTATGCTGTTAACACTTGATGGCGTGAGTGTCATGGAAACTGACTTAGCAGAATTTATTTTGCAAATGGATGATTGGGATGAACCATCACATATTGTGTTTCCAAGTATTCATAAAAATAGAGAACAAATTCGTGCGGTCTTTGAGAAAAAACTTGGCTACAAAGGGGATAATGATCCAGTAAATTTAGCTAGATGTGCTCGTGAAGTTATGAGAAAATTTTTCCTTGAAGCAGAAGTTGGGATTACAGGTTGTAACTTTGCAATTGCTGATAGTGGTATGATTAATTTGGATACAAATGAAGGAAATGCTGATTTGACGATTAGTATTCCTAAAACACAAATTGTCTTAATGGGAATGGAACGAATTGTCCCAACGATGAAAGAAGCAGAAGTGTTGGATAACTTGTTGGCTCGAAGTGCGGTTGGTCAAAGTTTAACCACTTATGTGACGTTTGCTGGACAAAAACGAGCAGATGAATCAGATGGACCAGAAGACTTCCATGTGATTATTGTGGATAATGGTCGTTCGAATGCGTTAGGAACAGCTTTTCAACCAGTCCTACAATGTATCCGTTGTGGCTCATGTTTGAATGTGTGTCCTGTTTATCGTCATATTGGTGGACATGGTTATGGGTCTATTTATCCAGGTCCAATTGGTGCTGTCTTATCTCCAGTATTGGGTGGATACAAACAGTTTGGTGAATTACCTTACGCATCAAGTTTGTGTGGTGCTTGTACAGAAACTTGTCCTGTTAAAATTCCGTTACATGAATTATTAATTGAACATCGTAAAGTGATGACAGATGATTTGAAAATGAAACATGGATTTGAAGATTTCCAAATGAAAGTCATTGGTAGTGGAACTGCCTCACCATTTTTATTCAATTCAGCCATTCATATGGCACATGGTGGAATGGGTGTATTAAGCAAAAAATCACCAACCTCCGTTACAAATATGTACCAGTTTGGTGGCTTTATCAATAAAGGTCCTGGACTTGTAAAAGGTTGGACAGATGTGAGAGATTTACCAAGACCACCTAAATACAAAGATAGCTTTAGAAAATGGTTTAAAGATCATAAGGCAGGTGCGGACAATGACTAA
- a CDS encoding (Fe-S)-binding protein has translation MRVSIFTSCVVDLMFPNVGIAMVEVLERLGCEVDFPEKQICCGQPTFNSGYEKKSKATLINQLEAFEKSDYVVGGAGSCVGMLREYPELLKDDDVYYPKAVELAEKTYEFSQFIYRVLGLTDVGACYEGKATYHRSCHMTRLLGERDAPFVLLDNVEGLEMIPLGHIENCCGFGGTFSVKMPEISEQMVTEKMNDVINTGADTLISADMGCLMNIGGKFNRDGNPIKIMHIAEILNSNVDTSRIQLSSEVAN, from the coding sequence ATGAGGGTAAGCATATTTACTAGCTGTGTCGTCGATTTAATGTTTCCAAATGTTGGAATTGCCATGGTCGAGGTACTAGAACGATTGGGATGTGAGGTAGATTTTCCAGAAAAACAAATTTGCTGTGGTCAACCAACGTTTAATAGTGGTTATGAAAAGAAGAGCAAAGCAACACTAATCAATCAATTAGAAGCTTTTGAAAAATCAGACTATGTTGTAGGTGGAGCGGGTTCTTGCGTTGGTATGTTACGTGAGTATCCTGAATTGTTGAAGGACGATGATGTGTATTATCCTAAAGCAGTTGAATTAGCAGAGAAAACATACGAATTTAGTCAGTTTATTTACCGAGTATTAGGACTAACAGATGTGGGTGCGTGTTATGAAGGCAAAGCAACCTATCATCGTTCTTGTCACATGACACGTCTGTTAGGAGAAAGAGACGCACCATTTGTATTATTGGATAATGTTGAAGGCTTAGAAATGATTCCATTAGGCCATATTGAAAATTGTTGTGGTTTTGGTGGAACTTTCTCAGTGAAAATGCCAGAAATATCTGAGCAAATGGTGACAGAAAAAATGAATGATGTCATTAACACAGGAGCTGATACTTTAATTAGTGCTGATATGGGGTGCTTGATGAATATCGGTGGTAAGTTTAATCGAGATGGTAATCCGATTAAAATCATGCACATCGCAGAAATATTAAATTCAAATGTCGATACTAGTCGAATTCAATTATCTAGCGAGGTGGCAAACTAA
- a CDS encoding epoxyqueuosine reductase QueH, whose amino-acid sequence MDSLEIINSLKNQTINYDSVLLKLIKKWQEESFRPKILLHSCCAPCSTYTLEFLTDYADVTIYFANSNIYPESEYKRRAHVQKEFIEQFNDKNDKQVEFIEAEYEPNVFIQMMTKNGLANEPEGGARCTSCFQMRLDLVAEAAHNGGFDYFGSALTISPKKDAQLINTIGLDVQKIYDVAYLPSDFKKRGGYQRSISMCKDYDIYRQCYCGCVFAAKKQGIDLKTINKEAKHYLKEIE is encoded by the coding sequence ATGGACTCATTGGAGATTATCAACAGTCTAAAAAATCAAACGATTAATTATGACAGTGTGTTACTTAAATTAATAAAAAAATGGCAAGAGGAATCGTTTCGCCCGAAGATTTTACTCCATAGTTGTTGTGCACCTTGTAGCACTTATACATTAGAATTTTTAACAGATTATGCTGATGTCACGATTTATTTTGCAAATTCCAATATATATCCTGAAAGTGAGTATAAGAGACGAGCCCACGTTCAAAAAGAATTTATTGAACAATTTAATGACAAGAATGATAAACAGGTCGAGTTTATAGAAGCCGAGTATGAGCCGAATGTTTTTATTCAGATGATGACTAAAAATGGATTAGCAAATGAGCCTGAGGGTGGTGCACGTTGTACAAGTTGTTTTCAAATGAGATTAGACTTAGTAGCAGAAGCAGCACATAATGGAGGATTTGATTACTTTGGGAGCGCCTTAACGATTTCACCGAAAAAAGATGCTCAGCTGATTAATACAATTGGTTTGGATGTTCAAAAGATATATGATGTGGCCTATTTACCAAGTGACTTCAAAAAAAGAGGTGGTTACCAGCGATCAATATCTATGTGCAAAGATTATGATATCTATCGTCAATGTTATTGTGGGTGTGTATTTGCTGCTAAAAAGCAAGGTATTGATTTAAAAACAATCAATAAAGAAGCAAAACACTATTTAAAAGAAATTGAATAA
- a CDS encoding LacI family DNA-binding transcriptional regulator, translating to MAIKLTDVAKKAGVSPTTVSRVINNYGSLSQKTINKVNQAMKELNYQPNSLARSLQGKQTQLIGLIFPTVSNPFYGELIDKIETRLFEKGYKCIICDSANNKEKERNYINMLAANKVDGIIAGAHNLGIKEYENIDLPIVSFDRQLADGIPIVGSDNFQGGYLATEALFMKGARNIAMLTGSQKSNSPTNRRLNGYLEFMEKHQLPSKIFKFQQTYQSVALKNIEIRRILENETIDGLFCTDDLTALLVYNQCQELGVAVPDDLKLIGYDGTMFIQQYFPQLTTMAQPMDDFADILIDLLMKRIENPEKLFDPYYFLPVSFIQGKTI from the coding sequence ATGGCAATTAAATTAACAGATGTTGCAAAAAAAGCTGGCGTATCGCCAACAACTGTATCACGTGTCATTAACAACTATGGCTCTCTAAGCCAAAAAACAATTAATAAAGTCAATCAAGCGATGAAGGAGTTAAACTATCAACCAAATAGTTTAGCCAGATCCCTTCAAGGTAAACAAACACAATTAATTGGATTAATTTTTCCAACTGTTTCTAATCCTTTTTATGGTGAATTAATTGATAAAATTGAAACGCGATTATTCGAGAAAGGTTACAAATGTATTATTTGCGATAGTGCTAATAATAAAGAAAAAGAAAGAAACTACATCAATATGTTAGCAGCAAATAAAGTAGATGGGATTATCGCTGGAGCTCACAATCTTGGTATCAAAGAATACGAAAACATTGATTTACCCATCGTCTCATTTGATCGACAGTTAGCAGATGGGATTCCAATTGTTGGTAGCGACAATTTTCAAGGAGGATATTTAGCAACAGAAGCTTTATTTATGAAAGGCGCTAGAAATATTGCCATGTTAACAGGATCACAAAAATCAAATTCACCAACAAATCGTCGTTTAAATGGCTACCTAGAATTTATGGAAAAACATCAACTGCCCTCTAAGATTTTTAAATTTCAACAAACGTATCAATCTGTTGCTCTTAAAAATATCGAGATTAGACGAATCCTAGAAAACGAAACAATTGATGGATTATTTTGCACCGATGATTTGACTGCTTTACTCGTTTACAATCAATGTCAAGAATTAGGTGTAGCAGTACCTGATGATTTAAAATTAATTGGCTACGATGGGACAATGTTTATTCAACAATATTTTCCTCAATTAACTACTATGGCTCAACCAATGGATGATTTTGCTGATATTTTAATCGATTTATTAATGAAACGAATTGAAAATCCTGAAAAATTATTTGATCCTTATTATTTTTTACCTGTCTCGTTTATTCAAGGAAAAACTATTTAA
- a CDS encoding LutC/YkgG family protein translates to MTNIHNRDKFLANLHEKLGTTPLNVAEHPYIPVNDLPQTHLADKDVDELLGICKEKVKDIHTELLDIPSNDLHSTLKKLIERSGNGNILLPRDDRFSKELLDFLETEYSSAISYWDEGEEFRDSNIKKAEEANVVIANADFMLAESGSIVVETAPGQGRSLHFLPTHYISLIKKSSIVARSTQAADYFAEKIEKGESVGSAIHFISGPSNSGDIEMQLVVGLHGPLKMYYVVLNDL, encoded by the coding sequence ATGACTAATATTCATAATCGTGATAAATTTTTAGCTAACTTACATGAAAAACTAGGGACAACGCCTTTAAATGTTGCAGAACATCCTTATATTCCTGTGAATGATTTGCCTCAAACACATCTAGCAGATAAGGATGTAGATGAACTGCTTGGCATTTGTAAAGAAAAAGTCAAAGATATTCATACCGAGTTGTTAGATATTCCATCAAATGATTTACATAGTACATTGAAAAAATTGATTGAACGATCAGGAAATGGCAATATTTTGTTACCGAGAGATGATCGCTTTTCTAAAGAATTATTAGATTTTCTTGAAACAGAATATAGTTCTGCTATTTCTTATTGGGATGAAGGAGAAGAATTTCGTGATAGTAATATAAAAAAAGCAGAAGAAGCCAATGTTGTGATTGCTAATGCTGATTTTATGTTGGCGGAATCCGGATCAATTGTAGTGGAAACAGCACCTGGTCAAGGCCGTTCACTACACTTTTTACCAACACACTATATTTCACTGATTAAAAAAAGTAGCATTGTGGCTCGCTCGACACAAGCAGCCGATTATTTTGCTGAAAAAATTGAAAAAGGAGAGTCTGTCGGCTCAGCTATTCATTTTATTTCAGGTCCATCAAACTCTGGTGACATAGAGATGCAATTAGTGGTTGGACTTCATGGTCCTTTAAAAATGTACTATGTCGTATTGAATGATTTATAA